One window of Mesorhizobium sp. WSM4904 genomic DNA carries:
- a CDS encoding bifunctional serine/threonine-protein kinase/universal stress protein, with the protein MQRFEAGAQIDGFELVERLPSGGMASLWRAKNPKFDFPLLLKIPFLDPGGDVSVIVGFEVEEMILKRLAGPHVPRFASSGGLAEVPYIAMEFVVGAGLAETARRAPLPPDEVARIGGEIAKALAALHRQKVVHLDLKPENIILAERGAVLLDFGLARHAELPDLLGEESSVPMGTSAYIAPEQVLGERSDPASDLFALGCILYQLVTGEEPFGRPTTFAGMKRRLYHAPKPPRDIDKAIPRWLEAVILRCMEVDRSKRYVEAAHVLSDLRNPDQVVVARPRATSNARIWGSIANLFRRTDEKALVGKPAGGRVKSGPPIVLAAVDLANGSDALAVEVLNETARVLAAREDSWLACVTVLKTEIIADTPAADESGRLIYLKRLVALKDWARALHLPEDRISYHVLEAVSPADAILNYAEHNDVGHIVVGARSSSAIRRHLGSVSTKVVARALCSVSVVRLKAVEEQRRLPP; encoded by the coding sequence ATGCAGAGATTCGAGGCAGGGGCACAGATCGACGGTTTCGAGCTCGTTGAAAGGCTGCCATCCGGCGGCATGGCATCACTCTGGCGCGCGAAAAACCCGAAGTTCGATTTCCCGCTTCTGCTGAAAATCCCTTTTCTCGATCCGGGCGGGGACGTCTCCGTCATAGTCGGCTTCGAGGTCGAGGAAATGATCCTCAAACGCCTGGCGGGTCCGCATGTACCGCGCTTCGCATCGTCCGGCGGCCTGGCGGAAGTGCCTTACATCGCAATGGAGTTCGTCGTCGGCGCCGGCCTGGCGGAAACAGCCCGCCGCGCGCCTCTGCCGCCGGACGAAGTGGCAAGGATCGGCGGCGAAATCGCGAAGGCACTTGCGGCGTTACATCGCCAGAAGGTCGTCCATCTCGATCTCAAGCCCGAAAACATCATCCTTGCCGAGCGCGGCGCCGTGCTTCTGGACTTCGGCCTCGCCCGCCACGCCGAGCTTCCGGACCTGCTCGGCGAGGAGAGTTCCGTGCCGATGGGTACCTCAGCCTATATTGCGCCGGAACAGGTGCTGGGCGAGAGGTCCGATCCCGCAAGCGACCTGTTCGCGCTGGGCTGCATCCTCTATCAGCTCGTCACAGGCGAGGAGCCGTTCGGACGTCCGACCACGTTCGCCGGAATGAAGCGCAGGCTCTATCATGCGCCCAAGCCGCCGCGCGACATCGACAAGGCCATTCCGAGGTGGCTGGAGGCCGTCATCCTTCGATGCATGGAAGTCGACAGATCCAAGCGGTATGTCGAGGCGGCGCATGTTCTTTCGGACCTCAGAAACCCCGACCAGGTCGTGGTCGCCAGGCCGCGCGCGACATCGAACGCAAGAATCTGGGGCTCCATCGCGAATCTCTTCCGCAGGACAGACGAGAAGGCGCTGGTTGGGAAGCCGGCCGGCGGCAGGGTGAAGTCCGGACCGCCGATCGTTCTGGCCGCGGTCGACCTTGCCAACGGCAGCGACGCGCTGGCAGTTGAGGTTCTCAACGAAACAGCGCGTGTCCTTGCCGCGCGGGAGGATTCCTGGCTGGCCTGCGTGACGGTATTGAAGACCGAGATCATCGCCGACACGCCGGCCGCCGACGAATCGGGACGCCTGATCTATCTGAAGCGGCTGGTCGCGCTGAAGGACTGGGCGCGTGCGCTGCACCTGCCGGAAGATCGCATAAGCTATCACGTGCTGGAGGCCGTCAGTCCTGCCGACGCGATCCTCAACTATGCCGAGCACAATGACGTCGGGCACATCGTCGTCGGCGCCCGATCGTCTTCGGCAATTCGCCGGCATCTCGGCAGCGTCTCGACCAAGGTCGTGGCGCGAGCTCTTTGCTCGGTGTCGGTGGTCCGATTGAAGGCGGTCGAGGAGCAAAGGCGGCTGCCGCCTTGA